The genomic interval TAAGTCCGAGCGCCTGACGAGCATAGCCACAGAGCTGCGCGTCGGGGATAGCCAGCCCTATGGCCAGTGCGCGTTCCGACAGTTCGCGGGCCTTGTCCGGTTGTCGCGCCGTCCAATACACATCGGCGAGCGTTGACCAGATGCGCCCACGCAACACGGGTTCGGATTCACCAAGGGCTTCGAGGGCCTGCTCCAACGGCTGTACGTCGATCAGCGTGCCATACGCGACCGGGATCAATTCGAACTGAGCCCTCGTGCGGTCGGCGAACGTCTGCGCCACACCGCGCGCGTCACCGACAGCCCGATAGGCCGCGATCGCTCGGTCGTAGTGATCGAGGCACAGATCCGGATTGCGATCGCGATGGCCGCTGTAAGCGGTGCGATAGTGCAACTCGGCGCGCTCAGCCAGCGAGGAGTGCTCAATCGATTCGGCGGCGGCCAGCGCCCCTTGATAGTAGCGTGCCGCATCGCCCCACGCGTAGGTGGCAAAGGCGCGATCGCCGGCACGGCGCGCGTGCGCGACCACCTTCGGTGCTTCAGCCGCCGCACCGGCGGCGATGAGATGATGCGCGATCTCGAACACGTACGCATCGCCGTCGCTGTCACGAGTGGATTCAAGGACGTCGGCGACTTGGTTGTGGATCATTTGGCGCTGCGCCGCGCTCGGCTCGCGACTGAACACGTGTTGAATCAATGGATGTGCGAACTGGAAGCGCGCGCCCTCTGCGCGCAGCAGCCCGTGGAGCTGCGCCTCTTCGATGACGTCGCGGACCTCGCCATCGTCGAGCCCGCTAAGCGCGTGCAGCGACTCGAGCGTGAAGCCGCTGGCGAGGAACGCGGCGACTGTCAACGCGTGGTGGCAGCGATCGCTGAGTCCTTGGATGTGTGCGGCGATCGCACCGGTGACGTGTTCCGGAAAGTGCAGCTCCGGTGCAGCAACCGCTGCCACCAGCTCACCACCGCGCTCGCACAGCGCGCCCTGTTGCACGAGGTGACGGATCGCGGCTTGCGCGAACAACGGATTGCCTTGCGTCGCCTCGGCCACGGTCGTAACGAACTGGGTCGCCGGCCGCCCGAGATGGAGCGCGTGAATCAACTCGGCGAGCTCCGGTTCGTCGAACCCGGGTAGCACCAACGTGTGGTAAGCCGGTTCCCGCTGCAGACTCGCGAGCACTCCGGTCAGGTAAGCGGTCGGATCGACCGGCCGATGCGCGCCGACGATCATCAGCGGCACCGCTTCCCGCTCCGCGGCATCGGCGACCGAAAAGACGACATGGCTGAGGAGATCGAGCGACGGCCGATCGGCCCAGTGGAGATCATCGAGCACCAGCACCGTCGGGCCCGCGCGCGCCACCGTCAGCACGGCGCGCGCGACCGCGGAAAACAGCCGCTGCTTGTCGTGCTCAGTCGGCGGTGCAACCGAAGACGTCCCGCCTCCTATGGTCGGGGCGCGTTCGATCAATCGGCGAATGACCTCGGCGTCTGGTCCGAGCGCGCGATCTAAATCGCCCAACACTTCTGGCAAATGAGACAGCACCCCCTCGACGAAGGGGACATATGGAAGCGCCAACTCTTCGTAACAGCGGCCGTAGTAAACCTGCACACCATATGGAGCAGCCACAGCTTGCGCGTGCTGGACGAAGCGGGTCTTGCCGATGCCGGCTTCACCCACGACCTCCACGACCTGTGGCCGCCCGGTGAGCGTTTCCTGCAACCGCCCGTGCAGCCAGTCCAGTTGTTCACGGCGATTGATGAACGGCAGAGGAGCAGACGCGCCGCTCACTCCCGACTGGTCACGGTTGGATTCCGAAGACAGGGCCACCGGTCTCTCCGCGTGACGTCAGCGCCGCCCCGTCAGGCGACGCCCCGTCGCGATTGGTTCGAGTTGCCCGGCGGTTTAGCGTTGGCCTCGGTCGCAAGTCAAACCTGCGCGAGATGCGCGGCACTGGCGGTTACTACCCGGGTCGCCTGCGCGCGGCGACGCAAGACAAGAATGGTTCGGTCCCTGAAAGTCTACGGACAAGCCATGAGGCTCATATCTTGCGTTGGCGTTGTGGCCGGCACGATGTGCGTCGGATCGGCAATCATGACACTGTTTCTGTAGAGCAGGGCGTTGCCGCCCTCCCCGTTCGCCGCATTCAAAGAGTGGGCGGAGATCTTGCCCGCGACGACGAGATTCTTGTGGGCGGTGATCGCGTTCTGCCCACCGAGAGTGCCGTCCGAGACCACACTGCCCTTGTCGTCGATGGTGACGCTACAACCCTCGACTGCGACCACACCGCCGAAGCTGCCGAATGCCCCACCGCCGCTGCCTTTGGCCGACACGGTCTTGCTGATCACTATATCGCCGCCGACGGAGCCGTTCGGTTGCTGCGAGTTCAGCAAGACGTCGCCGCCCGATGCCCCGGCAGTATCGATGCCGCTGTCGTTCGTCACCGTGATCCCGAGGCCCACGATGGTGACCGTGCCGCCGGTTCCCGTGCCCTTCGCGGTCAGCTTGCCGCCAATGAAAACCGCACCAGCCGCTTTGACATCAACACTGCCGGCATCGCTTCCACCGCCGGACGCGTCACCACCTGACGCGGAGACGTCAATCGCAGCGCCGGTGCTCATGGTCAGCGTTGTGCCGCACGCGAATTGCAATGCGCCACCGGTACCAGGAGCGGAGGCACCGAACCCCAGGGGCTGGGCGCTGGCTTTCAGCGCAATCTTCCCGCTCAAATTGCAACTCGCTGGCGGCCGCCCGGTGGTTGCACCGGTGGTATCGACGAACAAGTTGCTCGCAGTGTCTCCCTTGTTGTTTGCTTCCACCGTGCTCTTGGGTCCAAGAGTCAATCCAGCGCAGGTGATCTGGACGGCACCGCCCGCCGCACCCTGACTGTCGGACTGCAACTTGCCGTTGAGAGTGCAGGCGTTGGTTGCACTACTGATGTCGATCGCGGTGCCGACGCCGTAGGGACCGACGCCGCCGCCATCGGCTTGCACCTTCATGCCTTCGTCGAGTTGCAGGCTGCCGCCAGCGTCGATCACCACCGCACCGAAGTGCGCGGTCTTGACCGTTCCGGTGACGATCTTCGCGTTTTTGGTGAGAGAGACATCGCCGCTGCAGCTGAGGTTGACGCCGCCGCCATCACCGCCGACCGCTGGGCTCTTCGGGATGTGGAGCACTCCAGCGTCGACTTGGATCGCCGTCGCCAGACCCGTGCAGGCAGCCTGACTCGCAATGCCGACAAAGCCGCCACCAGCGCCTTTGCCCTGTGCGTTGATCTTCGCACCCTTGCTTGCGCTGAACGCGCCGGTGAAGGCGTTGAGAGACATCGCCCCCCCCGCCCCCGGGCTGGCCACGCCATGCTTCACAAAGCCAGCACCCTTGGCCTCCACCGTGGCGGAACCCGCCAAGCTAATCCCGTGACACCAGATCACCACGGAACCTCCGTTGCCACCGAGTCCGGCCAGCGCATCCGCTGTCGCGCTAGCGGCTACTTTGCCGGCGATCGCGCACGCACCGCCGCTGTACACCGTAACGCTTCCGGCGGCAGCACCCTTCGCGTTCGAACTCAGCACAGCGCCCTGATCGACGGCGACTGCGCTCGTGTTGCCAATGATGAACGAGGCGCCCGGATCGCCAACCAGCGCCGCCTTGGAAGTGAACTGCATCGCCCGGCCGAACGCATTGAACGAGACG from Deltaproteobacteria bacterium carries:
- a CDS encoding AAA family ATPase, with the protein product MALSSESNRDQSGVSGASAPLPFINRREQLDWLHGRLQETLTGRPQVVEVVGEAGIGKTRFVQHAQAVAAPYGVQVYYGRCYEELALPYVPFVEGVLSHLPEVLGDLDRALGPDAEVIRRLIERAPTIGGGTSSVAPPTEHDKQRLFSAVARAVLTVARAGPTVLVLDDLHWADRPSLDLLSHVVFSVADAAEREAVPLMIVGAHRPVDPTAYLTGVLASLQREPAYHTLVLPGFDEPELAELIHALHLGRPATQFVTTVAEATQGNPLFAQAAIRHLVQQGALCERGGELVAAVAAPELHFPEHVTGAIAAHIQGLSDRCHHALTVAAFLASGFTLESLHALSGLDDGEVRDVIEEAQLHGLLRAEGARFQFAHPLIQHVFSREPSAAQRQMIHNQVADVLESTRDSDGDAYVFEIAHHLIAAGAAAEAPKVVAHARRAGDRAFATYAWGDAARYYQGALAAAESIEHSSLAERAELHYRTAYSGHRDRNPDLCLDHYDRAIAAYRAVGDARGVAQTFADRTRAQFELIPVAYGTLIDVQPLEQALEALGESEPVLRGRIWSTLADVYWTARQPDKARELSERALAIGLAIPDAQLCGYARQALGLTQMQTLHLHGSLDYYEQALLDTRTANDVWLEANARSRVPLLLTWLGRLDEAHARATDAGAFSRKIQDWTGCSLAATALSSVALARGAFDDVETYAAHAMLMLDRSHYPWGGLLFLPALAGARALRAEWDAAADAIDILVEPDRVFPDPGASVQFIAWVYRQLLALYAHRLTDADATSFARTVVDLLRDAAPDINTIVCLCAVVEVADAVNTPSFVEPIEGILRAAAESGALFCNGWPFLIPRLCGVAAASHRKWEDAEVHFQLALQAATAANAQPELGRACLDYARMLAARGTNADRQRASELLHHAASIFADREMIPFSQRAGELAAALPTSLPAPTPRDSNQLTKREIDVLARLSHDRRDDEIAAEMLLSPVSVASRVRSILQKTGSADRAAAAAYARSRGLATPIRKPANATEPAYRSLPPTQPRVIMFTDMEDYTPLIQRLGDRKAQAVMRTHNAIIRECLAKHGGTEIKHTGDGVNAWFQSARAALACAVAIQSDFAASNGAQPQHAIRVRVGLNAGNPIAEEGQLYGASVNAAARICAGAEAGQILVSDVVRQLAGDTRFTFRDCGSVALKGFSDRFQLYAVTWEV